The Paeniglutamicibacter sulfureus genome includes a region encoding these proteins:
- a CDS encoding ATP-binding protein: MGLFTRLRMTAFGQAVIDMANDPAYDEWTFSRKVRHALDQETTARAQRRVVKLLKESKTPNPAACIEEIHYLPDRTLNREVVARLASCQWIEQTTNLVILGKSSVGKSYLAQALVNAACRHDHTARYFRLDDLANKLAVYHRADSERLKFLGDLHDCDVLVLDDFLTTPISPETASELLNILAGREHRGATVVTSQFDPEDWYKSLHDAVIAESILNRIVSSSELIQLDGPNMRRRAHADQGAEPAS, from the coding sequence ATGGGGCTGTTTACCAGGTTGCGGATGACCGCGTTCGGCCAGGCTGTCATCGACATGGCCAACGATCCGGCCTATGACGAATGGACGTTCTCCCGCAAGGTCCGTCACGCCTTGGACCAGGAGACCACGGCCCGGGCCCAGCGTCGGGTGGTGAAACTGCTCAAGGAGTCGAAAACGCCCAACCCGGCCGCTTGCATTGAAGAGATCCACTATCTGCCCGATAGGACGCTGAACCGGGAGGTCGTGGCACGGCTCGCGTCGTGCCAGTGGATTGAGCAGACGACGAATCTGGTGATCCTCGGGAAATCAAGTGTCGGCAAATCGTATTTGGCCCAGGCCTTGGTCAACGCGGCTTGCCGGCACGACCACACGGCACGCTACTTCCGGCTTGATGACCTGGCCAATAAGCTCGCGGTCTATCATCGGGCGGACTCCGAACGGCTGAAGTTCCTCGGAGACCTGCACGACTGCGATGTCCTGGTCCTGGATGATTTCCTGACCACGCCGATCAGCCCGGAGACTGCGAGCGAACTGCTCAATATCCTCGCAGGACGTGAACACCGGGGCGCCACGGTGGTGACGTCGCAGTTCGATCCCGAGGACTGGTACAAGTCGCTGCACGATGCGGTGATCGCCGAGTCAATCCTTAACCGCATTGTTTCCAGCAGTGAACTGATCCAGCTTGACGGGCCGAATATGCGCCGGCGCGCCCACGCCGATCAAGGAGCTGAGCCTGCAAGCTAA